The Prosthecobacter sp. genome has a segment encoding these proteins:
- a CDS encoding transglycosylase domain-containing protein — protein MKFFLHKLRERWRRLPTWLRRLGGACAIVFLIGLVTLGIVWQHYAGIAATYDMAALTRGQNETLIVDVRGELIGSASDIEREPVTLQNVPPHLIQAVIATEDARFYSHPGFDLVGLMRAAVANFTSHGIRQGGSTITQQLARNAFGLQGRTYERKLTEIFLAMRIERERTKDQILTDYLNRIYLGHGCSGVGAAARCYFGKDVRDITLIEAATLAGIIKAPVTFSPITQPKLARQKRDLTLKRMAETGAITEAEAAAAQDAPVVVRHDKTRVRTGYMLAAARAEFQRMGLKPGTPPTMSMTLRLDWQQRLDDMMRQHLDTLAPKDKNGLQGAVIVLDNRSGAILAMQGGRDFTTSPFNRALEGVRPPGTAFLPLVYATALTLQPDVTDFPMIDGPLDNKQAMIGGLVGTLGEWGADGEAVTYTGGTITPMQALLEGRTAATVRLGYQVGLDPLRAALGRCGFTTPLRTEAAFTLGQSHARLIELARAFTAIANDGRPCPLPRLLLSSSSPRSDEVFTPAAASHVRNTMISGMMRPEYRKPLVEHKLAQKSIAGFGGVTYDRTDAWFIGSDRALTCLVWIGHDKDIPIAPKATAATAALPLWAAVFEMVTAGQPKGWDAKGGLPKLLAVPLRALPVEDEVRVPAIPPASEVVLGPDPYRTAAVPVAP, from the coding sequence GCGCTCACCCGTGGGCAGAATGAGACTCTCATCGTGGATGTCAGGGGCGAACTCATTGGCAGCGCCAGCGATATTGAGCGCGAGCCGGTCACGCTCCAGAACGTGCCTCCGCATCTGATCCAGGCCGTCATCGCCACGGAAGACGCGCGCTTTTACTCCCACCCAGGCTTTGATCTCGTCGGACTCATGCGTGCCGCCGTGGCGAACTTCACCTCGCACGGCATCCGGCAGGGCGGCAGCACCATCACACAGCAGCTCGCGCGCAATGCCTTTGGCCTCCAAGGGCGGACCTATGAGCGGAAGCTGACGGAAATTTTTCTGGCCATGCGCATCGAGCGCGAGCGCACGAAGGATCAAATCCTCACGGACTACCTGAACCGCATTTATCTCGGCCACGGCTGTAGCGGCGTGGGTGCAGCCGCGCGTTGCTACTTTGGCAAGGATGTGCGCGACATCACTCTTATCGAGGCCGCCACGCTGGCAGGCATCATCAAGGCCCCCGTTACTTTCTCGCCGATTACCCAGCCGAAGTTGGCGCGTCAAAAGCGTGACCTCACGCTGAAGCGAATGGCAGAGACCGGGGCCATCACCGAGGCGGAGGCCGCTGCCGCTCAGGATGCGCCTGTCGTCGTTCGGCATGACAAGACCCGCGTGCGCACCGGCTACATGCTGGCCGCCGCCCGGGCGGAATTTCAGCGCATGGGCCTCAAGCCGGGCACACCGCCAACCATGTCGATGACCCTGCGTCTGGACTGGCAGCAGCGTCTTGATGACATGATGCGCCAGCACTTGGACACGCTCGCGCCCAAGGACAAAAACGGGCTGCAAGGAGCCGTGATCGTGCTGGACAATCGCTCCGGGGCCATCCTCGCCATGCAAGGCGGGCGCGACTTCACCACCAGCCCCTTCAATCGCGCTCTGGAGGGCGTCCGACCTCCTGGCACCGCCTTTCTCCCGCTCGTCTATGCCACCGCGCTCACCTTGCAGCCGGATGTCACCGATTTTCCCATGATCGACGGTCCCCTCGACAACAAGCAGGCCATGATCGGCGGCCTCGTGGGCACCCTCGGCGAGTGGGGTGCCGATGGTGAGGCGGTGACTTACACTGGCGGCACCATCACCCCCATGCAGGCGCTCTTGGAGGGTCGCACCGCCGCCACCGTCCGGCTTGGTTATCAAGTCGGTTTGGATCCCCTCCGTGCCGCGCTCGGTCGCTGCGGTTTCACCACACCGCTGCGCACAGAGGCTGCCTTCACCCTCGGCCAGAGCCATGCGCGCCTCATTGAGCTAGCCCGTGCCTTCACCGCCATCGCCAATGACGGCCGCCCTTGCCCGCTGCCCCGCCTGCTCCTTTCATCCTCTTCTCCTCGCAGCGACGAAGTCTTCACTCCTGCCGCCGCGTCCCATGTTCGCAATACCATGATCTCAGGCATGATGCGGCCTGAATACCGCAAGCCTCTCGTCGAGCATAAGCTCGCACAAAAAAGCATCGCCGGCTTCGGCGGCGTCACCTACGACCGCACCGATGCGTGGTTCATCGGCTCTGATCGCGCCCTTACCTGCCTCGTCTGGATCGGCCACGACAAAGACATCCCCATTGCTCCCAAGGCCACAGCAGCCACCGCCGCTCTTCCTCTCTGGGCCGCCGTCTTTGAGATGGTCACCGCCGGCCAGCCCAAGGGCTGGGATGCCAAAGGAGGCCTCCCAAAACTGCTGGCCGTTCCCCTTCGCGCCCTGCCCGTGGAGGATGAAGTCCGCGTCCCCGCCATTCCTCCCGCCTCTGAAGTCGTGCTCGGCCCCGACCCCTACCGCACCGCAGCGGTCCCGGTTGCTCCATAG
- a CDS encoding sugar phosphate isomerase/epimerase family protein, protein MRFAICNETYQNWTFEKMCEDAAAAGYHAIELAPFTLKDDPRELTVEEALTFCAKAKSFGLEILGLHWLLTKPTWFHITTPDALQRKETVKFGRHLAQFCGATGGRIMVWGSPKARNVLPEWNYEDAFKRAADCVREVAEECGKYGVVIAMEPLGRKETNFLNTAEETIRLCKLVDHPSCKLHLDVKAMSDESKPIPDIIRDSKEWTVHFHTNDPNLRGPGQGEVKYEPIIAALRETKYDGYLSVEVFDYTPDAPTIARQSIDYLKKVMGL, encoded by the coding sequence ATGCGATTCGCGATCTGTAACGAGACCTACCAGAACTGGACCTTTGAGAAAATGTGTGAGGATGCCGCAGCAGCAGGCTATCACGCCATTGAGCTGGCGCCCTTCACGCTGAAGGATGATCCACGGGAACTGACCGTGGAGGAAGCGCTGACGTTTTGCGCAAAGGCGAAATCGTTCGGCCTCGAAATCCTCGGCCTGCACTGGCTGCTGACGAAACCAACGTGGTTTCACATCACGACGCCTGACGCGCTCCAGCGCAAGGAGACGGTGAAGTTCGGCCGTCATCTGGCGCAGTTCTGTGGCGCGACGGGTGGACGAATCATGGTCTGGGGCAGTCCGAAGGCGCGCAACGTGCTGCCGGAGTGGAATTACGAGGACGCCTTCAAACGTGCGGCCGATTGCGTGCGCGAAGTGGCCGAGGAATGCGGCAAATACGGCGTGGTGATCGCCATGGAGCCGCTGGGGCGCAAGGAAACGAACTTTTTGAACACGGCGGAAGAAACCATCCGCCTGTGCAAGTTGGTGGATCATCCTTCCTGCAAGCTGCACCTCGACGTGAAGGCCATGAGCGACGAATCGAAGCCGATTCCCGACATCATCCGCGACAGCAAGGAATGGACGGTGCATTTCCACACGAACGATCCCAACTTACGTGGGCCCGGCCAGGGCGAGGTGAAGTACGAGCCGATCATCGCGGCGCTGCGCGAAACCAAGTATGACGGCTACCTTTCTGTGGAGGTGTTCGATTACACACCGGATGCGCCGACGATTGCACGGCAGAGCATTGACTATCTGAAGAAAGTGATGGGGCTGTAA
- a CDS encoding DUF1573 domain-containing protein, with the protein MSAARLILLALASSAIAHAELTLDVSAIELKPKPEDEEVETTFKFRNKGGKTVKILGLESACSCLSAELDKAEYKPGEVGTGHASFKVSTFIGRHEKSVTVSTDDPKQPEWQVNFILDVPAVVDIKPKTLEWFIGDTPGSKSSLVRFTGDEPMKIIKVTPIRDNVNFDWKELKEGREYLVTVTPKSTQDVTMSALKIETSSSIAKYRNQLVFFSISRKPEPQPATTAAKK; encoded by the coding sequence ATGTCAGCCGCCCGCCTCATCCTCCTTGCGCTCGCCAGTAGCGCCATTGCCCACGCCGAACTCACGCTCGACGTGTCTGCGATTGAATTGAAACCCAAACCCGAGGACGAGGAGGTCGAAACCACGTTCAAGTTCCGCAACAAAGGCGGCAAGACCGTCAAAATCCTTGGCCTCGAGAGCGCCTGCTCCTGCCTCAGCGCCGAACTCGACAAGGCGGAATACAAACCCGGCGAAGTCGGCACCGGCCATGCCTCGTTCAAGGTTTCCACCTTCATTGGCCGCCACGAAAAGTCCGTCACCGTCAGCACCGATGACCCCAAACAGCCCGAGTGGCAGGTGAATTTCATCCTCGACGTGCCTGCGGTCGTGGACATCAAGCCGAAGACGCTCGAATGGTTCATCGGCGACACCCCTGGGTCAAAATCCAGCCTCGTGCGTTTCACGGGAGATGAGCCGATGAAAATCATCAAAGTCACGCCCATCCGCGACAACGTGAATTTTGACTGGAAGGAACTGAAGGAGGGGCGTGAATACCTCGTCACTGTGACGCCCAAGTCCACGCAGGACGTCACGATGAGCGCGTTGAAGATCGAGACCAGCAGCAGCATCGCCAAATACCGCAACCAGCTCGTGTTTTTCTCCATCAGCCGGAAGCCGGAGCCGCAGCCAGCAACGACCGCTGCCAAGAAATAA
- a CDS encoding rhodanese-like domain-containing protein: MLRSIRQAFILLLLASAAAWATHAWHPRAPALYLVEEPLRNDEVSMQVIQERWKGDVLWIDARIQEQYDAAHIPGALLLNEQGFEQQLFNYLDGLQVNTKPIVVYCSAAKCDASRKVLERLKQMLPIENAFVLKGGWKAWESANK, from the coding sequence ATGCTTCGTTCCATTCGACAGGCTTTCATCCTTTTGCTGCTCGCCTCTGCGGCCGCTTGGGCCACCCATGCCTGGCATCCACGTGCCCCGGCGCTGTATCTCGTCGAGGAACCGCTGCGAAATGACGAAGTCAGCATGCAGGTCATTCAAGAACGTTGGAAGGGTGATGTCCTGTGGATCGACGCCCGTATCCAGGAACAGTATGATGCAGCACACATCCCAGGTGCTCTCCTGCTCAATGAGCAGGGCTTTGAGCAGCAGTTGTTCAATTACCTCGATGGCCTGCAGGTGAACACCAAGCCCATCGTGGTCTATTGCAGCGCCGCGAAGTGTGATGCTAGCCGCAAGGTGCTCGAACGTCTCAAGCAAATGCTGCCCATTGAGAACGCTTTTGTGCTCAAAGGTGGTTGGAAGGCATGGGAGAGCGCCAACAAATGA
- a CDS encoding GlsB/YeaQ/YmgE family stress response membrane protein — protein sequence MSLQALLIWSVLGLVAGIIAKLIMPGRQGINPITTVLLGIAGSIIGGKVGSLVNWGVAGEFSVKGIITAVGGAVLLMFVWGLIFKKKA from the coding sequence ATGTCACTCCAAGCACTTCTCATCTGGTCCGTTCTAGGTCTGGTCGCCGGCATCATTGCCAAGCTCATCATGCCGGGCAGGCAGGGCATCAACCCCATCACCACGGTGCTGCTCGGTATCGCCGGCAGCATCATTGGCGGCAAAGTCGGCAGTCTGGTCAACTGGGGTGTTGCGGGTGAATTCAGCGTCAAGGGCATCATCACCGCCGTCGGCGGCGCTGTGCTGTTGATGTTTGTGTGGGGTTTGATTTTCAAGAAGAAGGCGTGA